CCTCGACCAGGGCGTTGCGATAGCCGTCGCGGCGGTTGGTCGCGGTGGTCGCGTAGCCCGGTCCCATCACCAGCCCGATCCGGCGGTGGCCGTGATCGATGAGCTTGCGGGTGGCCAGGTAGCCGCCCAGGGTGTCGTCCCCGATCGAGGTCGAGTGGATGCCGTCGGCGCGCAGGGCCAGCACCTGCCGCGCTCCGAACTGGCTCTCGTCGATCCGCAGGGGGGCGTCGGTGCGGGCGGTGGTCCGGATGATGCCGTCGACCCGCCGGCGCAGCAACGACTCGACCGCCAGCCGCTCGGCCTCGGGCCGGTCATGGGTGGTGGCCACGACCGCGAACAGCCCCCGGGCCAGCGCCCCGGCGGCGATCTCCTCGTAGAGCATGGCCATGACGGTGTCGGTGAGCCGGGGCACGACGACGCCGATCGTGCTGGTTCCGGAACGCCGCAGGCCGGCGGCGAGCGGGTCGCGCACGTACCCGAGATCGGCGGCCGCCTGGCGGACGCGGTCGGCGGCGGCGGTGCGGGACGGGGGCAACCGCTCGTCCAGCACCCGGGAGGCGGTCGAGGTGCTCACGCCGGCCGCCAGAGCCACATCGCGCAGGGTCGCCACGCACTGAGCGTAGGCGGTGTGACGCCGATCATTTCGAACCGGGTGTTGACGCCGCCACCGGCGAAGGGCATAGTTGCAATCGTTCCCGCAAACCTTCCAGTCCTTCTTCGCAGATGGACCGGAACGTTCCCGCAATCCTTCCCAAGGAGTCGACGATGTCTCTCGGAAACCTGGACCTGCGTGGTCTGAACCCCGCCCCGGTCACCCCTTTCACCGTTGACGGCGACGTCGACTACGCCGCGCTGGCCGGCCTGGGCAAGTTCCTGGCCTCGGTCGAGGGGGTCAAGTCGCTGGTCGTGCTCGGGCACGCCGGCGAGGGCACCTTCCTGACCCAGGACGAGCAGGTCAAGGTGATCGAGACGCTGGTGGCCGAGGTCGGCGACCAGGTCGCCATCGTCGCCGGCATCACCGGCGAGGGCACCAAGGTCGCGGTCGAGGAGGCCCAGCGGGCCGTCGCCGCCGGCGCCAAGGCGGCCCTGACCTACCCCTCGCACGGCTGGCTGCGGTTCGGCTACCAGGACGGGGCCCCGCAGGACCGCTACCGCGCCATCTGGGAGGAAGCCGGCCTGCCGCAGATCCTGTTCCAGTACCCGGACAACACCAAGGCCAGCTACAACCTGGACACCCAGCTGGAGATCGCCGGCCAGGAGGGCGTGTTCTGGACCAAGAACGGCGTGCGCAACATGCGCCGCTGGGACACCGAGATCCCGGTCCTGCGCCGCGAATACCCCGACCTGCAGATCTTCTCCTGCCACGACGAGTACCTGCTGCACACCATCATGGACGTCGACGGCCTGCTCGTCGGCTACGGCAACATCGCCCCCGAGCTGCTGGTCGAGTTCATCAAGGCCGGCAAGGCGCAGGACTGGACCGCGGCCAAGAAGATCCACAACCAGCTGCTGCCGGTGACCAAGTCGGTCTACCACCGCGGCTCGCACATGGAGGGCACCGTCGCCCTCAAGCACGCCCTGGTCGCCCGCGGCATCCTGCCGCACGCCACCGTCCGCAGCCCGCTGCTGCCGCTGGCCGACGGCGCCGACGTCGAGATCGCCGACGCCCTCAAGGCTGCCGGCATCATCTGATCCGGCCCCAGTAATTCGGCCGCAGTGAGTCGGCCACAGTGATTCGGCCGGAGATCGACGGGCCCGCCGCCCGATTCGATCCCGTGCCCGCTCGATCCGGTCGGCCCGACGGCCGCGGATCACGGGGTGGGGCCAGCGCATGCCGCGCCGGCCCCACCCGCCGGGTTCCCCGCCCAGTTTCGGCCCGCGCCATTGACGCCGGCCCGGGGGCCCGGTTCGGTGACAGTGCAGTCCCGACGCCGCTGCCGCGTGACGCGCAGGGCGAGGATCTAGGAAGCCAGATGACCACTTCATACGCCGGCGAGCCCACCGCGGTCGCCAACGCCCAACTGGTGAGCCGCCTCGAGCGGATCCCGGTGACCCGTCGCCTGCTGCTGATCCGCGTGATCATCGGATCGGCGACGTTCTTCGATGCCTACACCGTGCTGGTCATCGCCTTCGCGATGCCGCAGCTGGTGACCGAATGGGGGCTGAGCCCCACCCAGGTCGGACTGATCCTGTCCGCCGGGTACGTCGGCCAGATCTTCGGCGCGCTGGGCTTCGGCCAGCTCGCCGAGAAGATCGGCCGGCTGCCCACCCTGCTGATCACCATCATCCTGTTCGTCTCGATGGACGTGGCCTGCCTGTTCGCCACCGGCGGCACCATGATGATGATCTTCCGGTTCCTGCAGGGCGTCGGCACCGGCGGCGAGGTCCCGGTCGCCTCCGCCTACATCAACGAGTTCATCGGCGCCAAGAAGCGCGGCAAGTTCTTCCTGCTCTACGAGCTGATCTTCCCGATCGGCCTGATGTCGGCCGGCATCATCGGCTACTTCCTGGTCCCGGCGTTCGGCTGGAAGGCCCTGTTCATCGTCGGCCTGGTCCCGGCCATCCTGATGATCCCGCTGCGCGTGCTGATGCCCGAATCGCCCCGCTGGCTCGCCTCCCGCGGCAAGATCGACAAGGCCGACAAGGTCGTCACCATGCTGGAGAACGAGGCGATCAAGCAGGGCAAGCCGCTGCCCGAACCGGTGGTGCGCCCAGTCGACCCGAAGACCACCGCCAAGTCCGACTGGCGCGAGCTGTTCAAGGGGATCTACCTCAAGCGCACCCTGATGATCTGGGTGCTCTGGATCGCCGCGTACACCATCAACAACGGCATGGTCACCTGGCTGCCCACCCTGTACAAGACCACCTTCGGCATGAACACCCAGGACGCCATCTTCTACGGCTGGATCACCTCGGCCGTCGGCGTGCTCGCCTCCGTGGTCTGCGCGCTGACCATCGACCGGGTCGGCCGCAAGCGCTGGTACACGTGGGCGTTCCTGCTGGCCGTCGTCCCGCTGGTCACCCTGTACTTCCTCGGGGCCACCACCGCGCTGCAGGTCACCGTCTTCGCCACCGCGACCTACGCCATCCTGCAGACGATCTCGTTCTCGCTGTACCTGTACTCGGCCGAGCTGTACCCGACCCGGCTGCGGGCCATCGGCACCGGCTTCGGCTCCGCCTGGCTGCGGGCCGGCTCGTCCATCGGCCCGGTGCTGGTCGGCTTCATCGTGGCCGGGGTGGGCATCCAGTTCGTGTTCCTGGCCTTCGCCGCCATCGCCGTGATTGGCGGCCTGACCGTCAGCCGGTTCGGCGTCGAGACCAAGGGCCGCGTGCTGGAGGAACTCTCGCCCTGAACCACCCGCCGCCGGTCCACCCGGCCCGCACGTCCGGCGTCCCGTCCACCGATCCGGTGGGCGGGACGCCGTCGTGTCCGACCTCGGGCGCACACTGGTCGCCAGGCATCGACGGTGGAGTCGACCCGGGAACCGGGATCGACCTGGCGGGCGGGAGGTGGACATGGCGGCTGCACCGGGCGCCGCGGCCGCACCACTGGTGTACCGGTCCGCGCGGGGCAAGTGGGTGCTGGCCGCGACCGTGCTGGGCAGCGGATTGGCCCAGCTGGACGGAACCGTCGTCAACGTGGCCCTGCCCCGGATCGGCGAGGACCTGGGCGGCGGGCTGACCGCCCTGCAATGGACGCTCAACGCCTACACGCTGACCCTGTCCGGCCTGCTGTTGCTGGGTGGCTCGCTCGGCGACCGGATGGGCCGGCGACGGATCTTCATCCTGGGCGTCATCTGGTTCACCGTGGCCTCGGTGGGTTGCGCGTTCGCGCCGAGCACCGGCCTGCTGATCGCGATGCGCGCGCTGCAGGGCGCCGGCGCGGCCCTGCTGACGCCGGGGTCGGTGGCCATCCTGCAGGCCTCGTTCCGGCCGGACGACCGCTCGACCGCGGTCGGCGCCTGGTCCGGGCTGGGCGGGGTGGC
This genomic window from Nakamurella multipartita DSM 44233 contains:
- a CDS encoding LacI family DNA-binding transcriptional regulator, with translation MATLRDVALAAGVSTSTASRVLDERLPPSRTAAADRVRQAAADLGYVRDPLAAGLRRSGTSTIGVVVPRLTDTVMAMLYEEIAAGALARGLFAVVATTHDRPEAERLAVESLLRRRVDGIIRTTARTDAPLRIDESQFGARQVLALRADGIHSTSIGDDTLGGYLATRKLIDHGHRRIGLVMGPGYATTATNRRDGYRNALVEAGIPLDDALIVGDSFSMEAGESAAHALLDLADPPTAIFAVNDNNAIGVMAAAAARGLRIPDDLSVIGYNDIPVVSKLPVPLTTIREPFNLIARGAIDLLLEDTPGDEPRTLVATPTLIPRKSTAAPRAR
- a CDS encoding dihydrodipicolinate synthase family protein; this translates as MSLGNLDLRGLNPAPVTPFTVDGDVDYAALAGLGKFLASVEGVKSLVVLGHAGEGTFLTQDEQVKVIETLVAEVGDQVAIVAGITGEGTKVAVEEAQRAVAAGAKAALTYPSHGWLRFGYQDGAPQDRYRAIWEEAGLPQILFQYPDNTKASYNLDTQLEIAGQEGVFWTKNGVRNMRRWDTEIPVLRREYPDLQIFSCHDEYLLHTIMDVDGLLVGYGNIAPELLVEFIKAGKAQDWTAAKKIHNQLLPVTKSVYHRGSHMEGTVALKHALVARGILPHATVRSPLLPLADGADVEIADALKAAGII
- a CDS encoding MFS transporter; translation: MTTSYAGEPTAVANAQLVSRLERIPVTRRLLLIRVIIGSATFFDAYTVLVIAFAMPQLVTEWGLSPTQVGLILSAGYVGQIFGALGFGQLAEKIGRLPTLLITIILFVSMDVACLFATGGTMMMIFRFLQGVGTGGEVPVASAYINEFIGAKKRGKFFLLYELIFPIGLMSAGIIGYFLVPAFGWKALFIVGLVPAILMIPLRVLMPESPRWLASRGKIDKADKVVTMLENEAIKQGKPLPEPVVRPVDPKTTAKSDWRELFKGIYLKRTLMIWVLWIAAYTINNGMVTWLPTLYKTTFGMNTQDAIFYGWITSAVGVLASVVCALTIDRVGRKRWYTWAFLLAVVPLVTLYFLGATTALQVTVFATATYAILQTISFSLYLYSAELYPTRLRAIGTGFGSAWLRAGSSIGPVLVGFIVAGVGIQFVFLAFAAIAVIGGLTVSRFGVETKGRVLEELSP